From the Streptomyces nigrescens genome, one window contains:
- the speB gene encoding agmatinase encodes MERIDTTVSPRYAQIPTFMRLPHDPAPRGRDVVVIGAPYDGGTSYRPGARFGPRAIRSESGLIHGVGIDRGPGTFDLISCVDAGDIDLTPFNMHIAMDTAQRRLAELLADNAAFLMLGGDHSLTLAALRAVSAKHGPLAVLHLDAHSDTNPAFYGGEYHHGTPFRHAIEEKLVDPQRMVQIGIRGHNPQPDSLDYARGHGVHIVTADTFADLGNDAATRLVRDIVGDAPLYVSVDIDVVDPAFAPGTGTPAPGGPSSREVLALLRGIGDLRPVGFDVMEVSPLYDHGGITSVLATEIGAELLYQYARAHVQEHA; translated from the coding sequence GTGGAACGCATCGACACCACCGTCTCCCCCCGCTACGCGCAGATCCCCACCTTCATGCGGCTGCCGCACGATCCCGCCCCGCGCGGCCGGGACGTCGTGGTCATCGGCGCCCCGTACGACGGCGGCACCAGCTACCGGCCGGGGGCCCGCTTCGGCCCCCGCGCCATCCGCAGTGAGTCCGGGCTCATCCACGGGGTGGGCATCGACCGCGGACCGGGCACCTTCGACCTGATCAGCTGCGTCGATGCCGGCGACATCGATCTGACCCCGTTCAACATGCACATCGCCATGGACACCGCACAGCGTCGGCTGGCCGAACTGCTCGCCGACAACGCGGCGTTCCTCATGCTCGGTGGCGACCACTCACTGACCCTCGCCGCGCTGCGGGCCGTCTCCGCCAAGCACGGGCCGCTGGCCGTGCTCCATCTCGATGCCCACAGCGACACCAACCCCGCCTTCTACGGCGGCGAATACCACCACGGCACGCCCTTCCGCCACGCCATCGAGGAGAAGCTGGTCGATCCGCAGCGGATGGTGCAGATCGGCATCCGGGGGCACAACCCGCAGCCCGACTCGCTGGACTACGCCCGCGGGCACGGCGTGCACATCGTCACCGCCGACACCTTCGCCGACCTCGGCAACGACGCCGCCACCCGGCTGGTGCGGGACATCGTCGGCGACGCGCCCCTCTATGTGTCGGTGGACATCGACGTCGTGGACCCGGCCTTCGCCCCGGGCACCGGGACGCCGGCCCCCGGCGGCCCCAGCTCCCGGGAGGTCCTGGCGCTGCTGCGCGGCATCGGGGACCTGCGACCGGTCGGATTCGACGTCATGGAGGTGTCGCCGCTCTACGACCACGGCGGCATCACCTCCGTCCTGGCCACCGAAATCGGCGCGGAGCTGCTGTACCAGTACGCCCGCGCACACGTCCAAGAGCACGCCTAG
- the cs1 gene encoding clavaminate synthase Cs1, which yields MTVVDCTAFAGELRALAARLPQTPRADLDAFLESAQTAATALPGALATALDTFNAEGNQDGYLMLRGLPVEDEAALPPTPTSTPAPTDRPLLTMEAMLGVVGRRLGLHTGYKELRAGTVYHDVYPSPDAHYLSSETSETLLEFHTEMAYHVLQPNYVMLACTRADHERTAATLVASVRKALPLLSAEVRERLFGRKMPCCVDVSFRGGVPDPGAIAQVTPLYGDPGDPFIGYDRELLTPDVPEDVAAVAALSKALDEVTEAVYLTPGDVLIVDNFRTTHARTPFSPRWDGRDRWLHRVYIRTPRNGQLSGGERAGDVVAFTPRG from the coding sequence GTGACAGTCGTGGACTGCACCGCTTTCGCCGGTGAGCTGCGCGCCCTCGCCGCGCGGCTGCCGCAGACGCCCCGCGCGGACCTGGACGCCTTCCTGGAATCCGCGCAGACGGCCGCCACCGCGCTCCCCGGCGCCCTGGCGACCGCGCTGGACACCTTCAACGCCGAGGGCAACCAGGACGGCTATCTGATGCTGCGCGGCCTCCCGGTGGAGGACGAGGCGGCCCTGCCGCCCACCCCGACCAGCACCCCGGCTCCCACGGACCGCCCGCTGCTGACCATGGAGGCGATGCTCGGTGTCGTCGGCCGCCGCCTGGGCCTGCACACCGGCTACAAGGAGCTGCGCGCGGGCACCGTCTACCACGACGTGTACCCCTCCCCCGACGCCCACTACCTGTCGTCGGAGACCTCCGAGACGCTGCTGGAGTTCCACACGGAGATGGCGTACCACGTCCTCCAGCCCAACTACGTGATGCTGGCCTGCACCCGGGCCGACCACGAGCGCACGGCGGCCACCCTGGTCGCCTCGGTCCGCAAGGCGCTGCCGCTGCTCTCCGCCGAGGTGCGCGAGCGGCTCTTCGGACGGAAGATGCCGTGCTGTGTGGACGTGTCGTTCCGCGGCGGGGTGCCGGACCCGGGGGCCATAGCCCAGGTCACCCCCCTGTACGGGGACCCCGGGGATCCCTTCATCGGCTATGACCGTGAGCTGCTCACCCCGGACGTCCCGGAGGACGTGGCGGCGGTCGCCGCGCTGTCGAAGGCGCTCGACGAGGTCACCGAGGCGGTGTATCTGACGCCCGGTGATGTGCTGATCGTCGACAACTTCCGTACCACGCACGCCCGTACCCCGTTCTCCCCCCGCTGGGACGGCCGGGACCGCTGGCTGCACCGCGTCTACATCCGCACCCCCCGCAACGGGCAGCTCTCCGGCGGGGAGCGCGCGGGCGACGTGGTCGCCTTCACCCCGCGCGGCTGA
- a CDS encoding asparagine synthase-related protein encodes MERTLPAATGFLAAVHQDGGRAPAPVFASLGSCALEREERHGHTLHTGLLHTGAPEAARAYGPRCAVVFAGELYNQAELRSLLPPGAGPDGDAQLVRALFDIYDLHAFRLLNGRFAALVQGEGRVLLATDHAGSVPLYLTAAPGRVLAATEAKALRTAPTGRPLPAARPVRRLPGVHQVPAGTVLEVALGTGGCTAHRTWAPPLSRRILPEDEAVAAVRRALEHAVQVRMGPEAPLVVLSGGIDSSSVAALAAGRAAGPVDTVSMGTDEADEFPQARVVAAHLGTAHRELTIPTDDLLRRLPHTVWAAESLDPDIIEYLLPLTALYLRLGGTGRRILTGYGADIPLGGMHREDRLPALDTALAHDMETFDGLNEMSPVLSGIGGHWSTHPYWDREVLDVLVPLEAGLKRRYGQDKWVLRAAMGDVLPQETVLRPKLGVHEGSGTTSSFSRLLTAAGVPQGRVHHAKRLVVQELFDQVVVAGRHPDEVATEEVVQLAAGQLESRTQPIS; translated from the coding sequence ATGGAGCGGACCCTGCCCGCCGCCACCGGTTTCCTGGCCGCCGTCCATCAGGACGGGGGCCGGGCCCCGGCCCCGGTCTTCGCCTCGCTGGGGTCCTGCGCCCTGGAGCGGGAGGAACGGCACGGCCACACGCTGCACACCGGCCTGCTGCACACCGGCGCACCGGAGGCCGCCCGGGCGTACGGACCGCGCTGCGCGGTGGTGTTCGCCGGAGAGCTCTACAACCAGGCCGAGCTGCGGTCGCTGCTGCCGCCCGGCGCCGGGCCGGACGGTGACGCCCAGCTCGTCCGCGCGCTCTTCGACATCTATGACCTGCATGCGTTCCGGCTGCTCAACGGCCGCTTCGCCGCGCTGGTGCAGGGCGAGGGGCGGGTGCTGCTCGCCACCGACCACGCGGGCTCGGTGCCGTTGTACCTGACGGCCGCGCCGGGCCGGGTGCTGGCCGCCACCGAGGCCAAGGCGCTGCGTACCGCCCCCACGGGGCGTCCGCTGCCCGCCGCCCGCCCGGTCCGCCGTCTGCCCGGGGTCCACCAGGTCCCGGCCGGCACGGTGCTGGAGGTCGCCCTCGGCACGGGAGGCTGCACCGCGCACCGCACCTGGGCGCCGCCGCTCTCCCGCCGGATCCTGCCGGAGGACGAGGCGGTGGCGGCCGTCCGCCGGGCCCTGGAGCACGCGGTCCAGGTCCGTATGGGCCCGGAGGCGCCGCTGGTGGTGCTCTCCGGCGGGATCGACTCCTCCAGCGTCGCGGCGCTGGCCGCGGGCCGGGCGGCCGGCCCGGTCGACACCGTCTCGATGGGTACGGACGAGGCCGATGAGTTCCCGCAGGCACGGGTGGTCGCCGCGCACCTCGGCACCGCGCACCGCGAACTCACCATCCCCACCGACGACCTGCTGCGCCGCCTGCCGCACACGGTCTGGGCGGCGGAGTCCCTGGACCCCGACATCATCGAGTACCTGCTCCCGCTGACCGCCCTGTACCTGCGGCTGGGCGGCACCGGGCGGCGCATCCTCACCGGCTACGGCGCCGACATCCCGCTCGGCGGGATGCACCGCGAGGACCGGCTGCCCGCCCTGGACACCGCGCTCGCCCACGACATGGAGACCTTCGACGGCCTCAACGAGATGTCCCCGGTGCTCTCCGGCATCGGCGGCCACTGGTCCACCCACCCCTACTGGGACCGCGAGGTGCTGGACGTCCTGGTCCCCCTGGAGGCGGGGCTGAAGCGCCGCTACGGCCAGGACAAGTGGGTGCTCCGGGCCGCGATGGGCGATGTGCTTCCGCAGGAGACCGTGCTGCGCCCCAAGCTCGGGGTGCACGAGGGATCCGGCACCACCTCGTCGTTCAGCCGGCTGCTCACCGCCGCCGGAGTCCCCCAGGGGCGGGTGCACCACGCCAAGCGCCTGGTCGTCCAGGAGCTGTTCGACCAGGTGGTGGTGGCCGGGCGGCACCCGGACGAGGTGGCCACCGAGGAAGTGGTGCAGCTCGCCGCCGGCCAGCTGGAGAGCCGCACACAGCCCATTTCGTGA